caagaacacaaaatATTCAGCTGTTGTTCCTCCGGATGGACATAACAGGGTTCCAAATAACAGCAGAAATCCTTGGGAATGTGACAACATTCAGGGTAGTGGAGATTTGAAAAACACAGTTCAGGGCAGGAACCAGTGGAATACTAATGGTGACAACCCTTGGGAAAGTGGAAGTACTCAGGGCAATGGAAGTATGGAGAAGAATGCATGGGAAGATAGCAGGGATAAGTCATGGGGATGGAACCAGATGGGAGATAATATCACTCTGTCAAAGGGTTGGGATAATGATGTTAAACCTTGGGAAGGTGGCTGTCAGGGTGTTGCGTCTGTGGAAGGTAATAGATGGGTTGATCCAATATGTAAGTCTTGGGGCTACAACCAGCAGGAGTCAAAGAATGTGGATCATAGTGAGAATCGTTGGGAGGGCGGTCCTAGTCAAAACAATAAATCTCTAAAAGATAGAGGGTGGAGAGATCGTGGAGGAGATGAGTGGGGTTGGAAACAGTGGGGGAGCCAGAATAaccagaaaaataatttggattttaGGATAGTAAACAGTGGTTCGGGAGCTAGGAACCAGGGTGGCCATAAGAGGGAACGTCCTCACGAGTATATATCAGGCTATAAAAGCTCAAGATTTCAAGGGAGTGATTATCAAACAGGTAATTGCTGGAGTAGGGGAAATAATAGAAAGAGGGTCAGTTTTGCCCGAGTGTGATAGAGAATGGGGCATCGGTATATGTAATGGCCTCAAACCGTCTATCCTTGTAGTCAATAGAAGCAGATTTGCAGGCATGATATACTATCATATTATTTCTGTTATCTATCTCCTATAGGCAGTGTGTAATTTTGTTCTTCCAGAGTGCAATTTGATTGATATAGTTTGGGGGcctttaattttaatggaCACTCAACGTTTGCGGCATTTATCATTGTAGAATTTCTTGAACTGAATGTAATGTTACCCCTGCTTTCCAGAAAGAAGTGAGACTTGTAGTGTTGACTGGATAAGCTCACAATATTAAATTGAATGCGaaagttaataaaaaaaaaactgtcaTATTGGTGTGTCCAGTTTTCTGTTTATAACTTCCCATAAGTGGTGTATGTTTGTGCTTGTGCTATTGTGTGTTTCCTTCCCATATTTTATGgttccaagtttttctctcATCCTATGATGTGGGGATTGCTCGAGTTCAAGTCAATGTTCTCTGCTTATGAATATCAGTCTCTTTAGCAATGAGATTTGGGCTCGATTTTGGGCCTCCTAAAAGGATCTACTAAATTCAATATAACTCTTACTATTCACCCctcaaaaaatagaaaaagttaacaaaataataattttttttttcaaatagaaattaatatttatacacaTGGTATCATCATCAAGCTAATATaataatcaaatcaaatcgTCATCAGgctatacataaatattttttttttaaaaaaaaccccctATAATAATAGCATTGATACTCTATGTAGCTCAAGTTCAAATCTAAACAAATAGTCAAAcagaaattaaacaaaatatatgggATCTCAAGTTATGAAATATCTTTTTTGAACATGCACATTAGAACCACATTTCAACTATTATAAGAAGTAATAATCTTCAAAGCATTTAATACAATGGACTCATTCATAAAAATAGAGTAATTAAATGCAGCTCAAGTAAATTTTCTTACCTCTCGATTTTGGATGTGAAATTGAGATTTTGAGGAAGAAAGGGGTGGAATAAAATCTTGAGATTGATCGATTGTTTGAGATCGAGAAAGGAAGAGTGGCTTAGAAGAAGGGAAATGTTAAGGTTGATTGAGGCAAAGACgctgaaaagaagagaaaatttgaaagagCGGCTGGTCTGAAAGAGATGGAATGAAAAGAGGCAACAAACGGAAGAGGAGAAGATGCCTTTAGGGTTCGTAAACCTTTcgatttatgtttttttttttaaatatagaaAGGAAACTCGAACTTGGAacatttttaaacaaaatagagagacaaaaaaaataaaataaataaataagggatCGCATCCTTTTGATCCCCACGTCATTTTGCCTCTATTCTCATATTTTCCCACACCGAGGACATTGAACATATTTTTTTGAACAACCAAGGGCAACCATCAATTTTAATGTCAAAGAGCTGTAACTgcacatttttaaaaaaaatgttgagtCCTATAACATTTTACTGTTACTGCACAATGAAGACTGTCGAGTGTAGAGacactttattattattgcaCAAAAGAGACTATTGAGTGCAGAAACACTCCAGGGagggaaaaaaggaaactaacaaaacatttgaagggaaaaaaaatcgcAATAGTAAGACATGATACAATGAGCCTGGTAAGTgagaagaaaatatcaaaacaTGTGACAAAAGGCAATGATAAGGTAATATGGTTATATAAGGTAGATAACGGTAATTTGGAATAATAACAAATGAATGCGTTACCAGCAATACACATAAAAAATGATCGGATTGAgcacatgaattttttttgggtattatTATCTCATTAACAAATcaaaatcttatttttattagaaaaaaagtaaactaTTTCTTGAAATGTTAATACATTTGGAAAATACACCTCATTCCCTTTGAAAATAGGAGGGAAGGAAAATCTTCAATGGCCTATGTATCTGAACGTTATTCAATTGAGGAAGGTGGGAATAACATAACCTAGTCAATCGGTTTTGCCTTCCTCCTACCCAATCCGTAGCTTCATTAGctcatttttctctcttcttctacACTGGTTTTCTTGCAAAGTATTcacacaaataaatattttggaGCTGTTGTGACAACAATTGTTTCCCATATGTTGAGATCCAATTATTGCCAATATTTTGGAGCAGGTCGAATTGATGTCTGACAAATATGTTGATGTATAAAATATTATCAAATCCATTCTAATtcccacaaaataaaaaggaaataccCGTCAACATAGTGGGTTTGGAAACGATAAGTTTCCTTCATGATTATTTCATCTTCTACCTTAAACTTTGACAAAATGTGAAtgtttttctcaatttcttccTTCAACATATCTTGAATTTAGCGAGTTATCCAATCTTAAGCACCAAACATAGTTGTAGTGATAGGTAGAGGTGGAAGCGAGTAGAAAATATGCGAGAAAGCTTGAAAATTTAGTCTTGGAGCGTTAAGAAAAAACATCTCATGCTGTGCTCGTTCAATCCAATTTTTAGTTTACTTTAATCCTCAAATTAGCTTCGAAACTGAAACTTATACACAGTCTGgttttagtttgattttcaTATTAGTAGATTTGGATTTAAACaaagaagtaaaattaaaCATAACCGGTCCTGTATTGAATTTTTGAACTCTATTTTGTCAAGTGGAAAGAATTTTAGAAAGACTGAAAGAGAGTAAAAGGGGCAGACCCAAATTGTAAAATGCCACCTCAGTCCCCACCCCCTAAACCCCAAAACTTCACCTTCTTCCACGGCCACCGCAAACCCTCACAGAACCGCCCTAGAGTCCGCGGCGGCCTCTTCTCCAACCGCGTCTCCCTCCCAAACCGCAGATACCCCATCGCCGCCCCCCAACCTCAGCCCTTCGAACTCTCCAAATGGGATCCACACCTCCCCCAATCCTCGCCGTCCACTTCATCATCCAACCCTGCTGACACGACACTCCTCTCATTTCTCTCCCCTATCGCGCGCTTCATTCTCGATGCGTTCCGCAAGAACCAGAACCACTGGGGCCCACCAGTCGTCTCGGAGCTCCGAAAGCTCCGCCGGGTTACGCCCGACCTCGTCGCCGAGGTGCTCAAGGTCCAAAACGACCCCGTCTCCGCTTCCAAGTTCTTCCACTGGGCAGGTAAGCAAAAGGGTTTCAAGCACACTTATGCTTCCTACAATGCCTTGGCCTATTGTCTGAACAGGTCCAACCGGTTCCGGTCCGCGGACCAAGTCCCAGAGTTGATGGACTCGCAGGGCAAACCGCCCAGCGAGAAACAGTTTGAGATTCTCATCAGAATGCACTCCGATGCCAATAGAGGTCTTAGGGTTTATTACGTGtatgaaaaaatgaagaaatttggggtTAAACCCAGGGTTTTCTTGTACAATAGGATCATGGATGCATTAGTGAAGTCGGGTTATTTGGATTTGGCATTATCGGTTTACGAAGACTTTAGGGGTGATGGGCTGGTCGAGGAGAGTGTTACTTTTATGATCTTGATAAAGGGTCTTTGTAAAATGGGAagaatggatgaaatgttgcaGCTTTTGGAGAGAATGAGGGTGAATTTGTGTAAACCGGACGTGTTTGCATACACGGCAATGGTTAAGGTTTTGATTTCAGAGGGGAACTTGGACGGCTGTTTGAGGGTTTGGGAGGAAATGAAGAGAGATAGGGTAGGGGCAGACGTTATGGCATATGCAACTCTGGTTACGGGTCTGTGTAAGGGAGGGAGGGTGGAGAAAGGATACAAGTTGTTTAGGGAGATGAAGGTTAAGGGTTTCCTGATTGATAGAGCTATTTACGGGGTGTTGATTGAGGGGTTCGTGGCAGACAGGAAGGTTGGAGCGGCATGTGATTTGTTGAAGGATTTGATGGATTCAGGGTATAGGGCAGATTTGGGGATATATAATTCTCTTATTGAGGGTTTATGTAATGCGAAGCGGGTTGACAAAGCTTATAAGATTTTCCGAGTTACAGTTCAAGAGGGTCTTCAGCCAGATTTTGCTACGGTGAATCCCATTTTGGTGTCTTATGCTGAGATGAGAAGAATGGATAACTTTTGCGATATGCTTGCAGAGATGGAGAAATTTGATTTTCCTGTTATTGATGATCTTTCAAAATTCTTTTCCTTTATGGTAGGAAAGGAGGATGGAGTACCGTTAGCTTTGGAAGTGTTTGGGGAGTTGAAGGTTAAAGGTTATTATAGTGTTGGAATCTACAATATCCTTATGGGATCCCTCCACAAATCTGGGAAAGTGAAGAAAGCATTGTCTCTCTTTAATGAAATGAAGGATGTGGATTTGCAGCCCGATGCGTCTACTTATAGCATTGCAATTATGTGTTTTGTTGAAGATGAGGACATCCATGAGGCTTGTGCCTCTCATAATAAGATAATTGAGATGTCTTGTGTTCCTTCTATCTCTGCTTACTGTTCTCTTGCAAGAGGTCTTTGCAAAGTTGGCGAGATTGATACAGTTATGCTGCTTGTTCGTGACTGCTTAGCCAGTGTGACAAGTGGGCCCATGGAATTCAAGTATTCTCTTACCATTCTCCATGCATGTAAATCTAATAATGCTGAGAAGGTGATTGAAGTACTAAACGAGATGATGCAGCAGGGTTGTCCTCTGGATGATGTTATATACTCTGCTATAATCTCTGGCATGTGTAAGCATGGAACAATAGAGGAGGCAATGAAgatattttctaatttgaaaGAGCGCAAACTTTTAACAGAAGCCAACATGTTTGTGTATGATGAAGTATTAATTGAACacgtgaagaagaagacggcAGATCTGGTGGTGTCAGGATTGAAGTTTTTTGGTTTAGAATCCAAGTTGAAAGCAAAGGGTTGTAAACTGCTGTCGGGATGAATTATGAAGCCAGGTACTGAATTCACTGGTTATTTGGCTTTTAACATGTTTAATATGTATGAGATAGTCCATAACCCATTGGAGAGTACGTACCTTCTGTTGCAATTTGCTTTTAATGCATGAAGTTGTATCGGGTGAACACTGCAATTAAGATCTGTATGTATTTGTGGTTGTAGTCTTCAGAGTGGCAGATGGTGCACCTTTCCAGGGTAGTGTTATGAGGCTTCATATCAGCGGGCATCATGAGTGGGGTTTGTTTTTTCAGTGTCTCATAACTTCTCCAACAGGTCAGTTTAGTTCTCTAAAGCCTTGTGTTAAACCTAGTGAGATCCTTTATTGTCAATTAATGTGCTTTAGCAAGCtgattcttgttttttttttctagctAGATTGTGCTTTAGCTCGGCATATTTTGGAAAAGAATCAAGAATATTTTGTTTATCAGATATTAAGTGCAAAGAGGTGTTAAAGTTATCTTCAAGTTACCAATAACGGAAGTCTCAAACGGCCGAGATGATGGGTTGAAAAAGTTTCAGGGCAGCAGAGAGGCCCTCGTATGGATGTGGATGGGGAGGCTGATTCTTGATATATGTGGAGAAGAAAACCTAGTTCATAACTTCCATTCT
Above is a window of Prunus persica cultivar Lovell chromosome G2, Prunus_persica_NCBIv2, whole genome shotgun sequence DNA encoding:
- the LOC18784856 gene encoding pentatricopeptide repeat-containing protein At4g20740 gives rise to the protein MPPQSPPPKPQNFTFFHGHRKPSQNRPRVRGGLFSNRVSLPNRRYPIAAPQPQPFELSKWDPHLPQSSPSTSSSNPADTTLLSFLSPIARFILDAFRKNQNHWGPPVVSELRKLRRVTPDLVAEVLKVQNDPVSASKFFHWAGKQKGFKHTYASYNALAYCLNRSNRFRSADQVPELMDSQGKPPSEKQFEILIRMHSDANRGLRVYYVYEKMKKFGVKPRVFLYNRIMDALVKSGYLDLALSVYEDFRGDGLVEESVTFMILIKGLCKMGRMDEMLQLLERMRVNLCKPDVFAYTAMVKVLISEGNLDGCLRVWEEMKRDRVGADVMAYATLVTGLCKGGRVEKGYKLFREMKVKGFLIDRAIYGVLIEGFVADRKVGAACDLLKDLMDSGYRADLGIYNSLIEGLCNAKRVDKAYKIFRVTVQEGLQPDFATVNPILVSYAEMRRMDNFCDMLAEMEKFDFPVIDDLSKFFSFMVGKEDGVPLALEVFGELKVKGYYSVGIYNILMGSLHKSGKVKKALSLFNEMKDVDLQPDASTYSIAIMCFVEDEDIHEACASHNKIIEMSCVPSISAYCSLARGLCKVGEIDTVMLLVRDCLASVTSGPMEFKYSLTILHACKSNNAEKVIEVLNEMMQQGCPLDDVIYSAIISGMCKHGTIEEAMKIFSNLKERKLLTEANMFVYDEVLIEHVKKKTADLVVSGLKFFGLESKLKAKGCKLLSG
- the LOC18786004 gene encoding uncharacterized protein LOC18786004, which produces MGNWRHRPPRRIYRQEKLPSVYPLPYHPEPPPPSGFCKDGIPYWEKQFCTLVGSIPWWKVADAKRYMYGNSNVLNWNDSAGEEAFQNAKQRFWADINGLSCDISLPDPSIYIDEIDWYPLIDPELMKEVDCEYFAPDEEEGNGKFGRRNKNTKYSAVVPPDGHNRVPNNSRNPWECDNIQGSGDLKNTVQGRNQWNTNGDNPWESGSTQGNGSMEKNAWEDSRDKSWGWNQMGDNITLSKGWDNDVKPWEGGCQGVASVEGNRWVDPICKSWGYNQQESKNVDHSENRWEGGPSQNNKSLKDRGWRDRGGDEWGWKQWGSQNNQKNNLDFRIVNSGSGARNQGGHKRERPHEYISGYKSSRFQGSDYQTGNCWSRGNNRKRVSFARV